Proteins found in one Polyangiaceae bacterium genomic segment:
- a CDS encoding RNA polymerase sigma factor yields MISSSYTKTAATVTDPPAATQMPGVAPSLASVEPAARFETIFTREVGYVWKTLERLGVPARDLEDVTHDVFVAVYRHLDDYDEGRPIRPWLCGFAYRVASDYRRLARNRYERVGDDTAMDAASVAPRHSELEARDLMLRALGAVALDRRVVLVMHDIDGCSAPDIASELGIPLNTVYSRLRVARRELRDAVLELGGDA; encoded by the coding sequence ATGATTTCCAGCAGTTACACCAAAACTGCGGCGACCGTGACGGATCCGCCGGCGGCGACCCAAATGCCGGGTGTGGCGCCTTCCTTGGCCAGCGTCGAGCCCGCCGCTCGCTTCGAGACGATCTTCACTCGCGAGGTGGGCTACGTGTGGAAGACCCTCGAGCGCCTCGGCGTGCCGGCGCGGGACTTGGAGGACGTCACCCACGACGTGTTCGTTGCCGTGTATCGGCACCTGGACGACTACGACGAGGGCCGCCCGATTCGACCGTGGCTGTGTGGCTTCGCGTATCGGGTGGCGTCGGACTATCGACGCTTGGCGCGCAATCGCTACGAACGCGTGGGCGACGACACGGCGATGGACGCGGCCTCCGTCGCGCCCCGACATTCCGAGCTGGAAGCGCGGGACCTCATGCTTCGCGCCCTCGGCGCCGTCGCTCTCGATCGTCGGGTGGTGCTGGTCATGCATGACATCGATGGCTGCTCGGCGCCGGACATCGCGAGCGAGCTGGGCATTCCGCTGAACACCGTGTACTCGCGGCTGCGCGTTGCACGCAGAGAGCTTCGGGACGCCGTTCTCGAGCTGGGAGGTGACGCATGA
- the thiC gene encoding phosphomethylpyrimidine synthase ThiC encodes MPAWTLPQHGAKNPSTMGEGTTPGSFALSADVGGRLAFSSPDTPGMPAPSDKTAWDFLPEGWTRGADGFAVAPEGFTPVTQLEHARLGIVTPQMKRVAAREPHLSPEQVRDEVAAGRMIIPANRVHLGYQLDAMCIGRASRTKINANLGASPVSSGTDEEVEKMRWSVRWGADTVMDLSTGGDLDACREAIIQASKVPIGTVPIYSMIIGRKIEELTKEVILETLRHQAKQGVDYFTIHAGVLRAHLPLVKKRLIGIVSRGGSLLAKWMLTHGAENPMYTLFEDICDVMREYDVSFSLGDGLRPGGLADATDQAQLEELSTLGELTERAWRKGVQVMIEGPGHVPFDQIEYNMKLERQLCHGAPFYVLGPLVTDVFPGYDHITSCIGATAAAYHGASMLCYVTPKEHVGLPKRDDVKQGCIAYKIAAHAADVALGIPGTRDWDDDLTKARAALNWEKHFDLAFDSDFARALHDEDLDVDTDFCAMCGHDWCSVRISKEIVEFASGKAEGFERDKVLKSAALSPEQRAMLEKRGVLSPDEIHRLANKTRAAVGGDHDKASCHSDYVDDDTARHIQEERLVQIGKKPAVASP; translated from the coding sequence ATGCCCGCTTGGACCCTGCCGCAGCACGGCGCGAAGAACCCCTCCACCATGGGAGAAGGCACCACGCCCGGCTCCTTCGCTCTTTCCGCAGACGTCGGCGGACGGCTGGCGTTCTCGTCACCCGACACGCCTGGCATGCCGGCGCCGAGCGACAAGACGGCGTGGGACTTCCTGCCCGAAGGCTGGACCCGCGGCGCGGATGGCTTCGCGGTGGCGCCCGAGGGCTTCACCCCGGTGACGCAGCTCGAGCACGCGCGTCTCGGGATCGTGACACCGCAGATGAAGCGCGTGGCGGCGCGCGAGCCGCATCTCTCGCCCGAGCAGGTGCGCGACGAAGTGGCGGCGGGTCGCATGATCATTCCCGCCAACCGCGTGCACCTCGGCTACCAGCTGGACGCCATGTGCATCGGCCGCGCGAGCCGCACCAAGATCAATGCGAACCTGGGCGCCTCTCCCGTGTCCAGCGGCACGGACGAAGAGGTCGAGAAGATGCGCTGGTCCGTGCGCTGGGGCGCGGACACGGTGATGGATCTCTCCACGGGTGGCGATCTGGATGCCTGCCGCGAGGCCATCATCCAGGCGTCCAAGGTGCCCATCGGCACCGTGCCCATCTATTCGATGATCATTGGGCGTAAGATCGAGGAGCTGACCAAGGAAGTGATCCTCGAAACCCTGCGCCACCAGGCGAAGCAGGGCGTGGACTACTTCACGATCCACGCGGGAGTCCTGCGCGCGCACCTGCCGTTGGTGAAGAAGCGCCTGATCGGCATCGTGAGCCGCGGCGGCTCGCTGCTCGCCAAGTGGATGCTCACCCACGGCGCCGAAAACCCCATGTACACGCTGTTCGAGGACATCTGCGACGTGATGCGGGAGTACGACGTGTCGTTCTCTCTGGGGGACGGCTTGCGCCCGGGCGGTCTGGCAGACGCCACGGATCAGGCGCAGCTGGAGGAGCTCTCCACCCTGGGCGAGCTCACGGAGCGCGCCTGGCGAAAGGGCGTGCAGGTGATGATCGAAGGACCCGGCCACGTGCCCTTCGATCAGATCGAATACAACATGAAGCTCGAGCGGCAGCTGTGTCACGGCGCGCCGTTCTACGTGCTGGGGCCGCTGGTGACGGACGTGTTCCCGGGCTACGACCACATCACGAGCTGCATTGGCGCCACGGCGGCGGCGTATCACGGGGCCAGCATGCTCTGCTACGTGACGCCGAAGGAGCACGTGGGTCTGCCCAAACGCGACGACGTGAAGCAAGGCTGCATCGCCTACAAGATCGCGGCGCACGCCGCGGACGTGGCCCTGGGCATTCCCGGCACCCGAGATTGGGACGACGATCTGACGAAGGCGCGCGCGGCGCTGAACTGGGAGAAGCACTTCGACCTGGCGTTCGACAGTGATTTCGCCCGCGCGCTGCACGACGAAGACCTGGACGTGGACACGGACTTTTGCGCCATGTGCGGTCACGATTGGTGCTCCGTGCGCATCTCCAAGGAGATCGTGGAGTTTGCCAGCGGCAAAGCCGAGGGCTTCGAGCGGGACAAAGTGCTGAAGAGCGCGGCGCTCTCCCCCGAGCAGCGCGCCATGCTGGAGAAGCGCGGCGTGCTCTCGCCGGACGAGATCCATCGCCTGGCCAACAAGACGCGCGCCGCCGTGGGCGGCGATCACGACAAGGCCAGCTGCCACAGCGACTACGTGGACGACGACACCGCGCGCCACATCCAGGAAGAGCGGCTGGTTCAGATCGGCAAGAAGCCCGCCGTCGCTTCCCCGTGA
- a CDS encoding sel1 repeat family protein: MRHLRTAVRSGMRIALTLPLLASIGCAAAPPPTTASSARACPTTEECQRRCDADDPTACYVLLVLADKGAANADAAKSAAEKLGSLCDHRDGVACQLLGAAHAEGTSVPKNMAVAVAALARACDLGRSAACSGAGAALRAGAGSDRRRARELLERGCEGKDGASCSVLANMERYGEAGPTNDERAVALYQRGCDLGDPTGCANLATMYQTAESVPQDAARAARLYEKACSGGLVLACTSLGVMLASGEAGSKDPTRAVTLLRRGCTADHAPACAYLATLLYQGEGTKKDVAEAVLLLRRTCDKNMTESCTLLGSILAQGKGVAADPKAAAEAFERACAERDWLACTGLAALLMAGNGVDKDEDRALSLLIRACDANHADACFRLGAAYTSQEQKDLAREMFEKACQLGDTRACQQSPSP; encoded by the coding sequence ATGCGGCACCTTCGTACTGCGGTCCGTAGCGGCATGCGTATCGCCCTGACGCTACCGTTGCTCGCGTCCATCGGCTGCGCGGCGGCGCCACCGCCGACCACGGCGAGCTCGGCGCGCGCTTGCCCCACGACGGAAGAGTGCCAGCGGCGCTGCGACGCGGACGATCCGACGGCCTGCTACGTCCTCTTGGTGCTGGCGGACAAGGGCGCCGCGAACGCGGATGCCGCGAAGAGCGCCGCGGAAAAGCTCGGCAGCTTGTGTGACCACCGCGATGGCGTCGCCTGCCAGCTCTTGGGCGCCGCCCACGCCGAGGGCACCAGCGTGCCCAAGAACATGGCCGTAGCCGTGGCCGCCCTAGCCCGCGCCTGCGATCTCGGGCGCAGCGCCGCGTGCTCTGGTGCCGGTGCAGCGCTTCGGGCGGGGGCCGGCTCGGATCGACGCCGAGCGCGCGAGCTCCTCGAGCGCGGCTGCGAGGGCAAGGACGGCGCAAGCTGCTCGGTCCTCGCCAACATGGAGCGCTATGGAGAAGCGGGGCCCACCAACGACGAACGTGCCGTCGCGCTGTACCAACGTGGCTGCGATCTGGGCGACCCCACCGGCTGCGCCAACCTGGCCACGATGTACCAAACGGCGGAAAGCGTTCCCCAGGACGCTGCGCGCGCCGCTCGGCTCTACGAAAAGGCATGCAGCGGCGGCTTGGTGCTGGCCTGCACCAGCTTGGGCGTGATGCTCGCCAGCGGTGAAGCCGGCAGCAAGGACCCGACACGCGCCGTGACGCTGCTGCGCCGCGGCTGCACAGCCGATCACGCCCCCGCCTGCGCGTACCTCGCAACACTCTTGTATCAGGGCGAGGGCACGAAGAAAGACGTCGCCGAGGCGGTGCTGCTCCTTCGGCGCACGTGCGACAAGAACATGACCGAGAGCTGCACGTTGCTCGGAAGCATCTTGGCGCAGGGCAAAGGCGTCGCCGCGGATCCGAAGGCGGCCGCCGAGGCCTTCGAGCGCGCGTGCGCAGAGCGCGATTGGCTGGCGTGCACCGGGCTCGCGGCGCTCTTGATGGCGGGAAACGGCGTCGACAAGGACGAGGACCGTGCGCTGTCGCTCCTCATTCGCGCCTGCGACGCGAATCACGCCGACGCGTGCTTTCGCTTGGGTGCCGCGTACACCTCGCAAGAGCAAAAGGATCTCGCACGCGAAATGTTCGAGAAGGCGTGCCAGCTGGGGGACACGCGCGCCTGTCAGCAGTCGCCGTCGCCGTGA
- a CDS encoding IgGFc-binding protein has product MRGLIRWISVLPLLLAIAASCSATNSDKTNNVGGGSGTGGGGGTAGNDGGLSCGFCAGNQYTPCDNGKAGTPVDCPKACAPTVGCTECVPGTKSCVGNEVHRCSSDGSNTDELVETCDVANGVVCSNGKCSDACQVAEDQPSNVGCEFWAVDLDQQDGGGNDPASAPWGIVLSNASQSQANVTIELNSAPQGQTPTPQVVKQVSVAPGSLETVALPTRELDCGVKPNDYLSPGTCLSSNAYRITSSAPIVVYQFNVFTNAYSNDASLLLPTNALGKIYRVIGWGAGHPVPFDFPGIGHVVDRSYVTVVGTQPNTQVTVRPSYRIKGNPPIPATPAGGDIVVTIGPFDVLNLETDDATLNEQNPADLSSSVVISSAPVAVFSGVETTSAPGSLDVPKPPGWQDGDTCCLDHLEEQMFPAESLGNNYVIARSPVRSTGSFKEPDVIRFLGVAETADVTTTLAPPYDHFTLAPGELKTTYAQDDFTVTTDKPIMVGQILVSNQYVEGNYIGDPSLTVFPPVEQYRTQYVILTPPSWTKNYVVITAEVGSSVILDGSATACPTTPSGTVNGVSYESRRCPLTQGVHNLSGDKPFGIVAYGYGSAGSYAFAGGADVERIYEPPEIK; this is encoded by the coding sequence ATGCGCGGGCTTATTCGTTGGATCTCCGTCCTTCCACTTTTGCTGGCCATCGCAGCCTCTTGCTCGGCGACGAACAGCGACAAGACCAACAACGTGGGCGGCGGCAGCGGAACCGGTGGTGGCGGCGGCACTGCCGGCAACGACGGCGGCTTGAGCTGCGGCTTCTGTGCGGGCAACCAGTACACGCCGTGTGACAACGGCAAGGCCGGCACGCCCGTCGATTGCCCCAAGGCTTGTGCGCCCACCGTCGGTTGCACCGAATGCGTGCCGGGAACCAAGTCCTGCGTCGGCAACGAGGTGCATCGCTGTAGCTCGGACGGCTCCAACACGGACGAGCTGGTGGAAACCTGCGATGTTGCAAACGGCGTCGTGTGCTCCAACGGCAAGTGCAGTGATGCCTGCCAGGTTGCGGAAGATCAGCCCTCGAACGTGGGCTGCGAGTTCTGGGCGGTGGATCTGGATCAGCAAGACGGCGGCGGAAACGATCCCGCCAGTGCGCCCTGGGGCATCGTGCTGTCCAACGCCAGTCAGTCTCAGGCCAACGTGACCATAGAGCTCAACTCCGCGCCGCAGGGTCAAACGCCCACGCCACAGGTGGTCAAGCAGGTGAGCGTAGCCCCGGGCAGCTTGGAAACCGTCGCCCTGCCCACGCGCGAGCTGGATTGCGGCGTGAAGCCCAACGACTACTTGTCTCCGGGAACGTGTCTGTCCTCCAACGCGTACCGCATCACGTCGTCCGCGCCCATCGTGGTCTATCAGTTCAACGTGTTCACCAATGCGTACTCGAACGACGCCTCGCTGCTGTTGCCCACCAATGCGCTGGGCAAGATCTACCGGGTCATCGGCTGGGGCGCGGGGCACCCGGTGCCGTTCGATTTCCCCGGGATCGGGCATGTGGTCGATCGCTCCTACGTCACCGTGGTGGGCACCCAGCCGAACACTCAGGTCACCGTACGACCGAGCTACCGCATCAAGGGCAACCCACCCATCCCGGCCACCCCCGCAGGCGGCGACATCGTCGTCACCATCGGCCCCTTCGACGTGCTGAATCTGGAGACCGACGACGCCACGTTGAACGAACAGAACCCCGCGGACTTGAGCAGCTCCGTCGTGATCTCCAGCGCGCCCGTCGCCGTGTTCAGCGGCGTGGAGACGACCAGCGCACCGGGCAGTCTCGACGTGCCCAAGCCGCCCGGCTGGCAAGACGGCGACACCTGCTGCCTCGATCACCTGGAAGAGCAGATGTTCCCGGCCGAGTCCTTGGGTAACAACTACGTCATCGCCCGGAGCCCCGTGCGCTCCACCGGCAGCTTCAAGGAGCCGGACGTGATCCGCTTCTTGGGCGTGGCCGAGACCGCCGACGTCACCACCACCCTCGCACCGCCATACGATCACTTCACGCTGGCGCCCGGTGAGCTCAAGACCACGTACGCGCAAGACGACTTCACCGTGACCACCGACAAGCCCATCATGGTGGGTCAGATCCTGGTCAGCAATCAGTACGTGGAGGGCAACTACATCGGGGATCCCTCCCTCACCGTGTTCCCGCCGGTGGAGCAGTACCGCACGCAATACGTGATCCTCACGCCCCCGAGCTGGACCAAGAACTACGTGGTGATCACGGCAGAGGTCGGCTCCAGCGTGATCCTGGATGGCAGCGCGACGGCGTGCCCCACCACGCCGTCCGGCACCGTGAACGGCGTCAGCTACGAGTCACGCCGCTGCCCGCTCACCCAAGGCGTGCACAACCTGTCCGGGGACAAGCCCTTCGGCATCGTCGCCTACGGCTACGGCAGCGCCGGCTCCTACGCCTTCGCGGGCGGCGCCGACGTGGAGCGCATCTACGAGCCGCCGGAGATCAAGTAG
- a CDS encoding helix-turn-helix transcriptional regulator, which yields MARVDGASFRVGDEEFVYLAVASSPPLLPELTAAECEVVALVCQGRANKEIAAQRGTSVNTVGNQLAAIFGKLGVASRFELVELATRRAALDPP from the coding sequence ATGGCGAGGGTGGACGGGGCGTCCTTTCGGGTGGGGGACGAGGAGTTCGTATACCTTGCAGTCGCTAGCTCGCCGCCGCTGCTTCCGGAGCTGACCGCTGCCGAGTGTGAGGTGGTGGCGTTGGTCTGTCAGGGCAGGGCCAACAAGGAAATCGCGGCCCAACGGGGCACCAGCGTGAACACCGTAGGCAACCAGCTGGCGGCGATCTTCGGCAAGCTCGGGGTGGCCAGTCGTTTCGAGCTGGTGGAGCTGGCGACGCGACGAGCAGCGCTGGATCCGCCATGA
- a CDS encoding HDOD domain-containing protein, with translation MTTGSKRRATDKPAASSRPRSVAPLDPDEELWFGDDSSEIAETAAAKSMAAMAGRIIGAKPFPEAARRLDELTRNDKAHPHEVVRVLESDPALSARLLRLVNSAGYALRTRCTSVRHAAALVGVTRLNQVATTAAVLDMFATSSARAAALTKHAAAVGAMCRYLAVHFGLPRDEVATCGFLHDIGKLMLLDTEGDRYAALLDEAGSGTDQLHKAERKLLGFDHAVLGAHVLSAWNIPHPVPKVVAFHHAPARAMQHSPQVAAMVHVVRLADQLVGMMGRPHPESRLEEMAKGEAAQYLDISEPQLAAMWPDLRTIYRNSFDSGASLESLAPRRESVRPVEVPKHIPCGVCQKPSFGATCPACHRNVCPEHLSANGWCVDCLQDYQEDEAQTQTSPELRTSVTVGALSLAAVTAIVAWASGASATGILAAPLLAWLVFGIAGFAGYRAYKKIRFLRERRQRLTFMSLPQIAGPSEEALPVDDGPKDLQWTGPSVQPEAPLVVDEGPKDLQWSSAPEGLKTPPAVEEAPESPVAEVAEVVAPHSITTEPPAKSDKPRRGSRRGTRRRSRRPEPPSATLFNSRGLTTQRCSPTPAGMPCTPWALPGISVRAPEPEASVPEQLPLPAVEAAAPAENLPDPFQPEAPVTLPAPEDTGVRADPTFSSVEEFERWARDGPPSAIQ, from the coding sequence ATGACGACAGGCAGCAAGAGACGCGCCACCGACAAGCCGGCAGCTTCCAGCCGCCCGCGCAGCGTGGCGCCCCTCGATCCCGACGAGGAGCTGTGGTTCGGCGATGATTCCAGCGAAATTGCCGAGACCGCCGCCGCCAAGAGCATGGCGGCGATGGCTGGTCGCATCATCGGTGCCAAGCCGTTTCCGGAAGCGGCCCGGCGGCTCGACGAGCTCACCCGCAACGACAAGGCGCACCCCCACGAGGTGGTGCGCGTGCTGGAGAGCGACCCCGCGCTCTCGGCGCGCCTCCTCCGCCTGGTGAACTCCGCGGGCTACGCCCTGCGCACTCGCTGCACGTCGGTGCGCCACGCGGCAGCGCTGGTCGGTGTCACACGCTTGAACCAGGTCGCCACGACGGCAGCAGTGCTGGACATGTTCGCCACCTCCTCCGCCCGAGCTGCGGCGCTGACCAAGCACGCCGCCGCCGTCGGTGCCATGTGCCGGTACCTCGCGGTGCACTTCGGCCTGCCGCGAGACGAGGTCGCAACCTGCGGCTTCTTGCACGACATCGGCAAGCTGATGCTGCTGGACACCGAGGGTGATCGCTACGCGGCGCTCTTGGACGAAGCCGGCTCCGGAACGGACCAGCTGCACAAGGCGGAGCGCAAGCTGCTCGGCTTCGACCACGCGGTGCTCGGCGCGCACGTGCTCTCCGCGTGGAACATCCCCCACCCCGTGCCCAAGGTGGTCGCCTTCCACCACGCTCCGGCGCGCGCCATGCAGCACAGCCCCCAGGTGGCGGCGATGGTCCACGTGGTGCGCCTCGCGGATCAGCTGGTGGGCATGATGGGGCGGCCTCACCCCGAGTCGCGGCTGGAGGAAATGGCCAAGGGCGAGGCAGCCCAGTACCTGGACATCTCGGAGCCGCAATTGGCCGCCATGTGGCCGGATTTGCGGACAATTTACCGCAATTCCTTCGACTCCGGAGCCTCCCTGGAGAGCCTGGCGCCGCGGCGCGAGAGCGTGCGCCCGGTGGAGGTGCCCAAGCACATTCCCTGCGGCGTGTGCCAGAAGCCGAGCTTTGGAGCGACCTGCCCGGCCTGCCATCGCAACGTGTGCCCCGAGCACCTGTCGGCCAACGGTTGGTGCGTGGACTGCCTGCAAGACTACCAGGAGGACGAGGCGCAGACGCAGACCAGCCCCGAGCTTCGCACCAGCGTCACCGTTGGTGCGTTGAGCTTGGCGGCGGTCACGGCCATCGTGGCCTGGGCCAGCGGCGCTTCGGCCACGGGCATCTTGGCGGCCCCGCTCCTCGCGTGGTTGGTGTTCGGCATCGCGGGCTTCGCGGGCTACCGCGCCTACAAGAAGATCCGCTTCCTGCGCGAGCGACGCCAGCGTTTGACCTTCATGTCACTCCCGCAGATCGCCGGCCCTTCGGAAGAAGCACTCCCGGTGGACGACGGGCCCAAGGATCTGCAGTGGACGGGTCCCTCCGTACAACCGGAAGCTCCGCTCGTCGTCGACGAAGGCCCCAAGGATCTACAGTGGTCCAGCGCGCCGGAAGGATTGAAGACACCGCCTGCGGTCGAGGAAGCTCCGGAGAGCCCCGTCGCGGAGGTCGCCGAGGTCGTCGCCCCCCACTCGATCACCACCGAGCCACCGGCGAAGAGCGACAAACCCCGACGCGGATCGCGAAGGGGAACGCGTCGGCGTTCGCGTCGGCCGGAGCCGCCGAGCGCCACGCTGTTCAATTCCCGCGGCCTCACGACCCAGCGCTGCTCGCCGACCCCCGCGGGGATGCCCTGCACGCCCTGGGCGCTTCCGGGGATCTCCGTTCGCGCTCCGGAACCAGAGGCGAGCGTCCCGGAGCAGCTGCCGCTCCCCGCCGTGGAAGCAGCGGCGCCCGCCGAAAATCTCCCGGATCCCTTCCAGCCGGAAGCTCCCGTGACCCTCCCCGCGCCAGAAGACACAGGCGTTCGCGCTGATCCGACGTTCAGCAGCGTGGAGGAGTTCGAGCGCTGGGCCCGCGACGGACCGCCCTCGGCGATTCAGTAG
- a CDS encoding diguanylate cyclase yields the protein MDFRDVPRVSSAPPICEGSPRILLVSPRAERHRQLTEILDGEGYETLATRDSDEVLRLAAEFEPDLVMLDVEQRDITGMEVCGELKASDPSQQLQVVLVAFEETAEQLIAAGLLAGADDFIGDIGRETELRARVRVQLRHRRHLETLQRLRSERDVLKRDAQIDPLTGLMNRRALESNASGRVGARQQFGVLFVDADHFKRINDRWGHLAGDHVLKAIAEVLRASLRPGDIVARYGGEEFVALVAGAGPESARLVAERLRRSVEELEGTPGLPQRVTVSVGTAVFDPRADESSAETVLRQADVALYAAKRTGRNCVVAYAPELETRTSSKPSQMPDRISVAGVGSR from the coding sequence ATGGACTTCCGCGACGTACCCCGAGTCTCGAGCGCGCCGCCCATCTGCGAAGGCTCGCCTCGAATTCTGCTCGTGTCGCCGCGGGCCGAGCGCCACCGGCAGCTGACCGAGATCCTCGACGGCGAGGGCTACGAGACCCTCGCCACCCGCGACTCGGACGAGGTGCTGCGCCTCGCAGCGGAGTTCGAGCCGGACCTCGTGATGCTCGATGTCGAGCAGCGCGACATCACCGGAATGGAAGTGTGCGGCGAGCTCAAGGCAAGCGACCCGAGCCAGCAGCTACAGGTCGTGCTGGTGGCATTCGAGGAGACCGCGGAGCAACTGATCGCCGCCGGACTCCTGGCAGGTGCCGACGACTTCATCGGTGACATCGGTCGTGAAACGGAGCTCAGGGCGCGCGTGCGCGTTCAGCTCCGACACCGGCGTCACCTCGAAACACTGCAGCGACTGCGCAGTGAACGTGACGTGCTCAAGCGGGACGCCCAGATCGATCCGCTCACCGGTCTGATGAACCGACGCGCCTTGGAGTCCAACGCCTCCGGGCGGGTGGGCGCGCGCCAGCAATTCGGCGTGCTGTTCGTGGACGCGGATCACTTCAAGCGCATCAACGACCGCTGGGGCCACCTGGCGGGCGATCACGTGCTGAAGGCCATCGCGGAGGTGCTGCGCGCGAGCCTGCGCCCGGGAGACATCGTGGCGCGCTACGGCGGCGAGGAGTTCGTGGCGCTGGTGGCCGGGGCCGGGCCCGAATCGGCGCGATTGGTCGCGGAGCGCCTGCGACGCTCGGTAGAAGAGCTGGAAGGTACACCCGGGCTCCCCCAGCGCGTGACCGTGAGCGTGGGCACCGCGGTGTTCGATCCACGCGCCGACGAGAGCAGTGCCGAGACCGTGCTGCGGCAGGCGGACGTGGCCTTGTACGCCGCCAAGCGCACAGGTCGAAACTGCGTGGTCGCCTACGCTCCAGAGCTCGAGACGCGTACCAGCAGCAAGCCGTCGCAGATGCCCGACCGTATCAGCGTGGCAGGAGTGGGGTCCCGATGA
- a CDS encoding HDOD domain-containing protein, with protein sequence MTDSYLQIEPVVDSMPLEPMSELEQELRRRLDTGRAALPVLPHVAASALKLAADQRANVEELARLVDTDPPIAARFLSVANSAIYWRGFNASTTQAAIVRLGLARTRDLLFQIVYANTTVGLKRYQAVVRDSFDRSVRCAVAARVVSSRLGLPQELDYMSGLLHDIGEARIYRIFDGLQIKPEQKKELHQLVQRYHCRAGAEVAMAWHLPPEIVDACAAHHDDSSKDSPHVRLVMLADTLVDSLVAPQLERFAFLGVDEVSAQALIEGYRDAQRSSMRARARS encoded by the coding sequence ATGACCGATTCCTATCTCCAGATCGAGCCCGTGGTGGACTCCATGCCGCTGGAGCCCATGTCGGAGCTGGAGCAGGAGCTTCGACGTCGTCTCGACACTGGTCGCGCCGCACTACCAGTGTTGCCCCACGTGGCCGCGAGCGCTTTGAAGCTCGCCGCGGATCAACGTGCGAACGTGGAGGAGTTGGCGCGGCTGGTGGATACGGATCCGCCCATCGCCGCGCGGTTCTTGTCCGTGGCCAACAGCGCCATCTACTGGCGCGGCTTCAACGCCTCCACCACCCAAGCCGCGATCGTTCGCCTGGGCTTGGCGCGCACGCGCGATTTGCTATTCCAGATCGTATACGCGAACACCACCGTGGGGCTGAAACGGTACCAGGCGGTGGTCCGCGACTCCTTCGACCGCAGCGTGCGCTGCGCCGTTGCGGCCCGAGTGGTCTCCTCGCGGCTCGGCCTGCCCCAGGAGCTGGACTACATGTCGGGCCTCTTGCACGACATCGGCGAAGCCCGAATCTATCGTATTTTCGATGGATTACAGATCAAGCCCGAGCAGAAGAAGGAGCTCCACCAGCTGGTGCAGCGCTACCACTGCCGCGCCGGCGCGGAAGTGGCCATGGCCTGGCATCTGCCGCCGGAAATCGTGGACGCCTGCGCCGCGCACCACGACGACAGCTCCAAGGATTCTCCTCATGTACGCCTGGTGATGCTCGCCGATACCCTCGTCGACTCACTGGTCGCGCCGCAGCTCGAGCGCTTCGCCTTCTTGGGCGTGGACGAAGTCAGCGCCCAAGCGCTGATCGAAGGCTACCGCGACGCCCAGCGCAGCAGCATGCGCGCCCGCGCCCGCAGCTGA
- the lgt gene encoding prolipoprotein diacylglyceryl transferase: MPKFTWNIDPILVHIGPLAIRYYSLLFVFVFLGGYSLLKWQIERGGGDEEDAGDFIVYGVLGVLVGSRLGHVLFYDLDKALKDPLWVFRIWEGGLASHGAVLGLIFAMYLFTKRRHVPFLEGADRFSFSAALGATLVRVGNFFNSEIVGRVTDQSWGVRFPRYDRGVGEVPYRHPSQLYEVALGLFVLLCLWLFDKKLGKEKRPRGALISLFFALYFPGRFVVEYFKEYQTLPTSSALTMGQYLSIPAALLGFYGLYWAFKRKLPVGWVRPEYDDEDYDDEDYDDEDEDDDNYDPDVEEEFAKPEKVSKKSKKPAKKAKKAPPPEDDEDEDEDEEDDDDEPPKKSKKATPSEDEDDEDDESPEPPPVEKKSTKKKKVEPEPDDDDD, encoded by the coding sequence GTGCCGAAATTCACTTGGAACATCGATCCGATCCTGGTCCACATCGGGCCCCTCGCGATTCGCTACTACAGCCTGCTGTTCGTCTTCGTCTTCTTGGGCGGCTACTCGCTTCTGAAGTGGCAGATCGAACGCGGTGGAGGAGACGAAGAGGACGCCGGCGACTTCATCGTGTACGGCGTGCTCGGCGTGTTGGTCGGCTCGCGATTGGGTCACGTGCTCTTCTACGACCTGGACAAGGCCCTCAAGGATCCGCTCTGGGTCTTTCGCATCTGGGAAGGTGGCCTCGCCAGCCACGGCGCCGTGCTCGGGCTCATCTTCGCGATGTATCTGTTCACCAAGCGGCGCCACGTGCCCTTTTTGGAAGGTGCCGATCGTTTCTCGTTCTCTGCGGCCCTGGGCGCCACGCTGGTGCGCGTCGGCAACTTCTTCAATTCCGAGATCGTCGGTCGCGTCACCGACCAGAGCTGGGGCGTTCGCTTCCCTCGATACGACCGCGGCGTAGGTGAAGTTCCGTACCGCCATCCGAGCCAGCTCTACGAAGTGGCGCTCGGGCTGTTCGTGCTCTTGTGCCTGTGGCTGTTCGACAAGAAGCTCGGCAAGGAGAAGCGACCGCGGGGCGCGCTGATCTCGCTGTTCTTCGCGCTGTATTTCCCCGGCCGCTTCGTGGTCGAGTACTTCAAGGAGTATCAGACGCTGCCCACCTCGTCCGCCTTGACGATGGGCCAATACCTGAGCATTCCCGCGGCTTTGTTGGGCTTCTATGGCCTGTATTGGGCCTTCAAGCGCAAGCTCCCGGTGGGCTGGGTGCGTCCGGAGTACGACGACGAGGACTACGACGACGAGGACTACGACGACGAGGACGAGGACGACGACAACTACGATCCCGACGTCGAAGAGGAGTTCGCCAAGCCGGAGAAGGTCTCGAAGAAGTCCAAGAAGCCTGCGAAGAAGGCAAAGAAGGCGCCGCCGCCCGAAGACGACGAAGACGAAGACGAAGACGAAGAGGACGACGACGACGAGCCGCCGAAGAAGTCGAAGAAGGCAACGCCGTCCGAGGACGAAGACGACGAAGACGACGAGTCACCCGAGCCGCCGCCGGTGGAGAAGAAGTCGACCAAGAAGAAGAAGGTCGAGCCGGAGCCGGACGACGACGACGATTGA